Proteins encoded in a region of the Perca fluviatilis chromosome 8, GENO_Pfluv_1.0, whole genome shotgun sequence genome:
- the pias1b gene encoding E3 SUMO-protein ligase PIAS1: protein MAENAELKQMVMSLRVSELQVLLGYAGRNKHGRKHELLTKALHLLKAGCSPAVQMKIKELYRRRFPTKMVSPVDLALPGVHSASSLPAGLAQLGFDSHGSPSPLLPVSLLGPKHELSLPHLPSALHPVHPDVKLQRLPFYDVLDELIKPTSLASDNSQRFQEACYAFALTPQQVQQISSSMDISGTKCDFAVQVQLRFCLSETSCPQEDHFPPNLCVKVNGKPCNLPGYLPPTKNGVEPKRPSRPINITSLVRLSTTVPNTIVVSWTSEIGRSFSMAVYLVRQQSSAVLLQRLRAKGIRNPDHSRALIKEKLTADPESEIATTSLRVSLLCPLGKMRLTIPCRAITCSHLQCFDATLYIQMNEKKPTWVCPVCDKKAPYEHLIIDGLFMEILNSCSDCDEIQFKEDGNWSPMRSKKEVQEVSASYNGVDSDSSRTETREQKRGSSNDNSKKVDVIDLTLDSSSEDELDDEPPPKRACPSVSPVSPPPNKGVLNLHSQASPVSRAPSMPPVETSYIPPPPPLIQDYRHYYHTTSDLPDLNFFSFLQGDNQHYNMVMAAAAAASASASEDHDLLLNRFLPYGSSQMLREQPGTPGSSTLAATNGGSNSGSTSSLVSSSSLRDRDKDRERDRDRDRDSHTISGLSRSSVEAAAAAAIYGSISDVISLD, encoded by the exons CAAATGGTAATGAGCCTTCGAGTTTCGGAGCTTCAAGTGTTGTTGGGGTATGCAGGACGGAATAAGCACGGGCGCAAACACGAACTTTTGACCAAAGCTCTTCACTTACTCAAGGCTGGTTGCAGTCCTGCTGTGCAGATGAAGATCAAAGAGCTCTACAGACGACGCTTCCCAACCAAAATGGTTTCGCCAGTCGACCTGGCTCTACCCGGTGTTCATTCTGCCTCCAGCCTGCCCGCCGGCCTCGCTCAGCTGGGATTTGACAGCCACGGTTCCCCATCGCCTCTGCTGCCTGTTTCTTTACTCGGGCCCAAGCATGAGCTGAGTCTGCCTCACCTCCCCTCCGCCCTGCACCCTGTACACCCTGATGTCAAGCTCCAGAGATTGCCATTCTATGACGTTCTGGATGAGCTAATTAAGCCAACTAGCCTGG CCTCAGACAACAGTCAGCGGTTCCAGGAAGCATGTTATGCCTTTGCATTAACACCACAGCAAGTTCAACAGATCAGCAGCTCCAT GGACATATCTGGGACCAAATGTGACTTTGCTGTTCAAGTTCAGTTAAG aTTTTGTTTATCGGAGACAAGCTGTCCCCAGGAGGATCATTTCCCCCCTAATCTGTGTGTGAAGGTGAACGGCAAACCTTGTAATCTCCCG GGATATCTTCCCCCAACCAAAAATGGAGTTGAACCAAAAAGGCCCAGTCGTCCCATCAACATAACCTCTCTTGTCCGACTGTCCACCACAGTCCCCAACACAATTGTGGTGTCGTGGACTTCAGAAATTGGGAGG AGTTTTTCCATGGCTGTTTATCTGGTAAGACAGCAGTCATCTGCTGTGTTGTTGCAAAGACTACGGGCCAAAGGAATTAGGAACCCCGACCACTCAAGAGCTCTGA TCAAAGAGAAATTAACAGCTGATCCAGAGAGTGAGATCGCCACCACCAGTCTACGAGTCTCTCTCCTGTGTCCT ctgGGGAAGATGAGGCTGACAATTCCTTGCAGAGCGATAACATGTTCTCACCTTCAGTGCTTCGATGCAACACTTTATATCCAAATGAATGAGAAGAAGCCGACCTGGGTGTGTCCAGTCTGTGACAAGAAGGCACCGTATGAGCACCTCATTATTGACGG GTTGTTCATGGAAATCTTGAATAGCTGTTCTGACTGTGATGAAATCCAGTTCAAAGAAGATGGAAACTGGTCCCCCATGAGGTCGAAGAAAGAGGTGCAGGAGGTGTCTGCTTCGTACAATGGTGTAGACAGCG ATTCGTCTCGAACAGAAACGCGTGAGCAGAAACGGGGATCATCCAATGACAACAGTAAGAAAGTTGATGTGATTGACCTGACACTGGATAGCTCCTCTGAGGATGAGCTAGACGATGAGCCGCCTCCTAAAAGGGCCTGTCCCTCGGTGTCACCCGTCTCTCCACCTCCAAACAAGGG AGTACTGAACCTACACAGCCAGGCCTCACCTGTAAGCAGAGCTCCCAGCATGCCCCCTGTGGAGACCAGCTACATTCCTCCCCCTCCACCTCTTATCCAGGACTATCGCCACTATTATCACACAACTAGTGACCTGCCAG ATCTGAATTTCTTCTCCTTCCTCCAAGGCGACAATCAG CATTACAACATGGTGATGGCTGCCGCAGCAGCTGCGTCGGCATCAGCCTCAGAGGACCACGACTTGCTCCTCAACCGTTTCCTGCCCTACGGCTCCTCTCAGATGTTACGTGAGCAGCCGGGCACCCCAGGGAGCAGCACGCTGGCAGCCACCAATGGAGGCAGCAACAGTGGCAGCACCAGTAGTTTGGTGTCTTCCAGCAGTCTGCGGGACCGCGACAAagacagagagcgagacagagacagggacaGGGACAGCCACACCATCTCAGGATTGTCGAGGTCCTCTGTGGAAGCTGCAGCGGCAGCAGCCATTTATGGCTCCATATCTGACGTTATCTCTCTTGACTAG